One genomic region from Candidatus Binatia bacterium encodes:
- a CDS encoding PilZ domain-containing protein produces MTKPTRERRKSPRIAAKLAMQVSGLDESSVLTTESINLSASGIQFQSRAFLSPLTKVSLTILLPPFGRRLRRERIVKCDGIVVRCEEAEQAKRRPRYELACCFLEVPEEERELLEQYVAWRAIRRVTLAEDAPRRRTAAS; encoded by the coding sequence ATGACCAAGCCGACCCGTGAGCGACGGAAGTCGCCGCGCATCGCCGCGAAGCTCGCCATGCAGGTCTCGGGACTGGACGAGAGCTCGGTCCTGACCACGGAGAGCATCAACCTTTCCGCGAGCGGCATTCAGTTCCAGAGCCGCGCGTTCCTGTCGCCCCTCACCAAGGTCTCGCTGACCATCCTGCTCCCGCCGTTCGGGCGCCGGCTGCGCCGGGAGCGGATCGTGAAGTGCGACGGGATCGTCGTCCGCTGCGAGGAGGCGGAGCAGGCCAAGCGGCGGCCCCGCTACGAGCTCGCCTGCTGCTTCCTCGAGGTCCCCGAGGAGGAGCGGGAGCTCCTGGAGCAGTACGTGGCCTGGAGGGCGATCCGCCGGGTCACGCTGGCCGAGGACGCCCCGCGGCGCCGGACGGCGGCCTCCTGA